The DNA segment ACAGCAGCCAGCCCATCCGGTACTGGGCGGCCGGCACCGCGTCGTACGGAGGAGGCCCTTGCGTCGAGCCGAAACGGTGGACCACCTCCTCGTAATGACCCCAGGCGTCGTCCCGCCGCCCCTGCTGCTCGGCGATCTCCCCCAGTTCCAGGAGCGCGCTCGCGATGTCGGCTTCCCAGCGCTCCTCGCTCCCGCGCGTGCGCCGGAGGAACTCCTCGTGACAGCCGCGCGCCTCCTCCCAACGCCCCTCCGCCTTGAGCAGTTGCCCCATCCGCACCAGGAAGGCCACCGACTCGGCGACATCTCCGCCCCCGGGGAGGGCGTCATTGCGGCGGATGATCTCCCGCCAGTCCGCCAGGGTCTGCTCCACCGAACGTCCCCGCTCCACCCGCGAGGCGCTCCCCTCCAGGAGTTGCTGGGGTGCCGCCTCCGGGTCCCGCTCCAGGTCGGATGGCTGCTCGGGAGGTGGCTGCTCGGGGCCCATCCGCGGAAGCGTGACCTGTCCGCCTGGGACGGGCAAGTCCTCTCCAGGGGCCTCGTGCCGGAGAGAGAGGCGCTCTGAACGTCCCTCACGGCGAGCACGCGACCAGGAGCAAAACCGGCGGGAAGGAGGGCACCCGGGGGAGCGGCGTCGGGTGATGTGAATGCGCGGCGCACCCGAGTGTTACCGCGCGCCTTGGTGACATCATTGCCCCCTTCAGCGTCCCCCGCCGCCATGCGTTGTCTGTGCACGCTGGTGCTCGCGCTCGCGGGTTGCCAACCCGGGCCTCCCCAGACGTACCGGCCCCCCTCGCCCGTCGTCCACGTGTCCTCGTGGGGTGACTTCAAGGGCAGGTTCTTCGGCGCCCCGGCCTACTCCGTGGAAGAGGATCTCGATGCCGCGCAGGCCGCGTCCGAGGGGATCCGCGCGGTGTTGCTGGCCCTTCCCCAGAAGGAGCGCGGACGCCTCCTCACCCGATGGCTCCCAGCGCCCCCTGCCCCCACCTCCGAGTCCTCCGCGCCCGCTCCAGCCGACGCGGGGTTGCAGCCCGAGGCCGTGCGCCCCACACTCCCCGTGCGTCCCAAGGAGGTGGACCTGCTCACCACCGTGCGCGGGCTGTTCGAGAGCCAGGGCTCACGCGACCTGGCGCTGGCGGCGTTCTTCGCCGGTCCGGAGCCGGTGGCGCGCGCGCGCCAGCGGTTGCGGCTGCCCCTGGAGCGCATCACCCTGGAGAAGCTCGCGGGCCGGCTCCCGAAGCGGGAGCTGCGCTACGCCCGCGAGGCCCGGAAATGGGCGGGGCTCTACGGTCTCGCCTGGCCGGTCGAGCGCGGCTGGCGGTTGTCGTCCCACTTCGGCCCGCGCTTCCATCCCGTCATGGGCAAGGTGCTGGAGCACCAGGGCGTGGACATCCGCGTGCCGGTGGGAACCGCCGTCCGGGCTCCGGCGGAGGGCGTGGTGGTGGGCGTGAGGGAAGGCCGCGCGAATGGGCGGTGGCTGGAGCTGCGCCATGAGGGCGGGCTGCGCACGATCTTCTGCCACCTGTCGCGCATGGAGGTGAAACGGGGGCAGAAGGTGAAGCGGGGGCAGCTCGTGGCGCTCTCGGGCGAGACGGGCCGCGTCACCGGGCCCCACCTCCACTACCAGGTGAAGCACTCCGGAGCCTGGGTGGATCCCGTGGGCATCCGCGCCTCCGCCGGGCTGGTGGCCACGCCCCTGCCCTGGGAGTCCGAGCCCCAGGCCGCCCCCACACAGGCGGCGATGCATTAGGGCCGGCGGGAGCGCTCGTCCAGCTCGCGCAGGGGCAGCAGCCGCTCCAGCAGCGGCCCGCCTTGCTTGAACCGGGCGATGCGCTGCGCCGGGTAGATGCCCCGCTGTCCCGTGAGCAGGTACGCGGTGACGGTGACGATGACCACGTGAGGCAGCACGCCCGCGCCGAGCAACTCCACCGCCATGAGGGACAGCGCCAGGGGCGTGTTGGCGGCGGCTCCGAAGAGCGCGGCGAGCCCCACGCCCGCGGCCAGCTCCAGCGGCAGGCCCAGCAGGCGCGCCAGCAGATTGCCGAGCGCCGCGCCCACGACGAACAGCGGCGTCACCTCGCCGCCCAGGAAGCCCGTGCCGAGCGTGAGGACGGTGAAGAGCAGCTTGAGGGCGAAGGTCTCGGACGGCAGCGAGGGGTCCACGAAGGCCCGCTCGATGAGGGGCACGCTCAGGCCGAGGTAGTCGCTCGTGCCCACCACCTTCCAGAGCACCACCACGAGCACGCCGCCCAGGGCCATGCGCAGCGCGAGGGACGGCAGGGCCTTCTCCAGCCGCTTCTTGAGGAAGTGCACGCCCTCCACGAACACCACGGCCACCGCCGCCACCGCCGCGCCGAAGACGAGCCACTTGCCCATGACACCCGGCGAGAGCGCGAGGGAGGAAGCCGCCGGGTAGACCGTGTGGTGGATGCCCAGCGAGCGCGTGACGAAGTCGCCCACCAGGGCGGCCACCAGCGCGGGGACGAGCGCCTCGTAGTTGAGGCGGCCCACGCTGACGACCTCGAGGCCGAAGAGGGTGCCCGCGATGGGAGTGCCGAAGACGGAGCCGAAGCCCCCGGCGATTCCCGCGGCGAGCAGCTCCCGGCGCGTCGTGGGCGAGACCTGGAGGCGGTGGGCCACGCCATCGGCGAGGCTCGCCCCCATCTGCACGGCGGTGCCCTCGCGGCCCGCGCTGCCGCCGAACAGGTGGGTGAGCACCGTGCCCAGCAACGCCATGGGCGCCATGCGCGCGGGAATGCGCTCTCCCCCCTCGTGCATGGTGTCGATGACGAGGTTGTTGCCCCCCCGGATGGGTGCGCCCCACCGGCCGTAGAGGGCGCCGATGACCAGGCCCGCCAGCGGCAGGAAGTAGACGATGACCTCGTGGCCGGTGCGCCAGTGCGTGGCTTCTTCCAGGAGGAAGAGGAAGATCGCCGAGGCCACACCACACACGAGGCCCACCAGGGAGCCCAACACGAGCCACTGGCCCAGGGCCCTCGCGCGCTTGTCCAGGCTCATCTCCCGCCGTCTCCCGTCATTTCAAGGTCAGCAGGGCACCCGTTACCATGAAGGCGACCCCGAGGCCGAGCCGCCAGTTCATGGGCTCCTTCAAGAGGAGCAGTGTGGTGCTCGCCCCGGGCCAGGACGATGCCCCCGGCGAAGGCGAGAACCACGGCGGTGCGCAGGGCCGTGTCCTCAGAGGTTGACTTCCAGGCTCCCGAGGATGCGCCGGCCCTCCATGCGGTAGTCGAAGGGAAGGTCGTACGTCCTCACGAGGTAGTTCTCCGTGTCCAACAGGTTGGACACCTCGAGCTCGGCGGCCGCCCATGAGGTGATTTGATAGCGCACGTTGGCGTCGAGCCGGAACCAGGCGGGCACCCGCTCCGGGCGCAGGGAGCGGTACAAGGGATTCATCCTGTCCTCCTCGCGGCGCAGCACATCGCCCTGGTAGCGACCCTGGAGCGCGAGGCTGAGGCGCTCGCGCTGGTAGCTCACCCCCACCTTGGCCTGATGAGCGGGCGCCCAGGTGAGCCCCCCTGACTGGCCCGCGCCTTCGAGCAGGTGCACGTAGGTGTAGTTGCCGAAGCCCGACAGACGGCCGATCCCTCCCAGGTCCACCTCCACCAGGAACTCGGACTCCACGCCCACGTTCGTCTGGGACAGGAGGTTGTCCACCACGTTCCCATCGGAGAAACCGATGAGGTTCTCGTAGCGCGAGTGGAACAAGGTGCCGCGCCAGCTCAGCTGCGGGCTGATGCTCCAGTCGGTATTGAGCTCGAAGGTGGTGACCTGCTCGGGACGCATCCCCTCGACGTTGGCTTTCAGTATCCAGGTGTTGGAACCGAAGAGTTCCCCGGGCGCGGGGGCCCTGAAGGCCCGGCCGCCCTGGAACTTGAGGCTGAACACGGGGCTCGGAGTGAACACCAACGCGATCCGCGGGCTGAGCTGGTCATAGGACTTGAAGCGACGGGGTGTCCCGGGCTGCGCGAGGTCGCGGTAGTGGAAGAACTTCAAGTCGTAGCGCAGCCCCATGGTCAACGAGAGGGGAAGCGCCAGCAACCGGTTCCAGGCGAGCTGGGTATAGGCGCCCACGTTGCTCAGGGGCTCACCGAGGATGGACTCGTAGACGGGGCCGAGCCGCACCGGGGTCAGGGGGGCGGGAGGGTCCCGCGACTCATCGGAGAGGTCGGCGGTGGCGTAGTGCACGGAGTCCCCGCCATACAGCGTGGCGGAGTACTCCACGCCGCCCAGCAGGGAGAGCCCCTCGGCCACGGAACCCGAAAGCTGGGCGCGCCCGAAGAGCTCGTCCAACGCCGTCCCGAGCACCTCGGTCACTCCAAAGGGGTACGACCCGTCCATGGCGCCGCTCGGATAGAAGCGCACATGGCTGTCGTACTCGTGCCGCTGGTACTTGAAGACGTATTCCTGCTCCAACGGGCTGCCCGGCCGCGAGCGGTAGCTGGCCACGGCGATATGCCGCCGGTCCCTCATGGGGCCATCGACATCGGGCGCCCAATGGCGCCAGCCGTGGCCGGTGCCGTGGTTCCAGTCCTGCAAGTGGTATTGCAGGGACAGGCCGCGCAAGACACCCGAGGGCTCCAATTTGACGAAGAGGTACGAGCTGTCGCGGCGGTTGTTCACGAGGAATCGCTGGAGCGCGCCCGTGGCATCGGTGCGCTCCGAGCCGTCATAGGAGAGATAGGAGAACCCGTCCGTGTGCTGGTGCTGGAAGCCCACCACCGCGGAGAGGTGCCGGGAGCGGGTGACCGCCACCGCGTCCACCGCCACCGTGCCCAGGTTGCCAGCACGCACCCGGGCCTCGTTGTTGATCTCCAGCCGCTCGTCGTCCTCCAGGGTATGGGACGAGGAGAGCGTGTTGAGGGCGATGACGCCGTTGATGGCGCTGGAACCATACAGGGCGGAGGCGGGGCCCCGGAGGATCTCCACGCTCTTGACCAGGAAGAGCGGAGAGATGTCCCAGGTGAACGCGGTGGCCAGGTCGTTGTCGTTCATGGGAACGCCATCCACCAGCAGCAGCAGGTGGTTGTTGTTCCACCCCTCCCAGAGGCCGCGGGCGCCCACCGTGGTGCGCTCGAAGTCATGCGAGGGGAAGAAGCCGGGCTGGCTGAAGAGGATGTCGTCGATCGTCGTCCAGCCGAAGCGGCGCATCTGCTCGCGCGTCACCACCGAGGCCACGCCAGGAGCCTCGCGCGCCAGTTGGAGGCGCTTGGAGGGGGTGGACAGTTCCACCCGCAGCAACTCCTCCAGGGAGAGGGACTGGGTCCACTCCGGTGGGTCCTCGTCCTCCTCCTCGGGGACCTCGTGCGCGAGGGCGGTAGTGGAGCACAGGACGGCGGCCAGGAGCATCCCACGGCGACGGGAGGCAAGGGGAAACGAACGGGGCATGGGGGGGTTCAACCCGAGACGGCGGGATGGGAATGGAGGACGGAAGACTCGACCAGGGCGCGCAGCCGCTCGCGCAGGACGCGCATGTCGATGGGCTTGTCCAGCGCCCGCTCCTGGTGCTTCTCGATGAAGGCGCGCGTCACCTCGGTGAAGGCGCCCCCGGTGATGAAGAGCACCCCCCTCGCCTGCTCGGGGTTCGTGCGCTGGAGCTCCGTGAAGAACTCCATGCCCGTCATCTCCGGCATCATCAGATCGCACAGGATGAGATCGAACGGCGGATCCTGGCGTACCCGCAGCAGGGCCTCGTGCGCGCGCGTCGACACCAGCACCTCGTGCTCGCTGCCCAGGGCCCTGAGCAACGCCGTCCCCACGAGGGGCTCATCATCCACCACCAGGATGCGCGCCCGCCTCATCGCGCGGGGCGCGCACTCCTCCCGGAGCCGGTGATCCACGGAGGAGGAACAGGCGGGGAGCACCACGGTGAAGGTGCTGCCGTGTCCCGGCTCGCTCTGCACCTCGATGCGCCCCCCCAGGTTGGTGATGATGCCCTGACAGACGGACAGCCCGAGCCCGGTCCCCACGCCCACCGGCTTGGTGGTGAAGAAGGGCGTGAAGAGGCGGGCACGCACCTCGGGCACCATCCCGCTGCCCGTGTCGGTGATGGACACCCGCACCCTTCCATCCTCGCCCAGGCGCGTGGAGACGCGGATCTCATTGCGCTCCGAGGCGCCCGCCTCGATGGCATGCGCGGCGTTGATGAGCAGGTTGAGGAAGACCTGGGCGAGCCGCACCTCGTTGGCCTCGACGGGAGGAACGGCCTGGTAGTCGCGCACCAGCCGGGCCCGGTGGCGGATCTCGTTGCCGGCCATGTTGATGGCGCTCTCGAGCGTGCGCCGCAGCTCCGTGGGCTCGCGCTTGCCATCATCTCCGGCCGAGAAGGACTTGAGGCTCTGGACGATGTGCTGCACGCGCCCGCAGCCCTCGCGCGCCTCGGACAGGGCGCTGAACACCTCGGCCCACTCCTCTTCCTGCGGGCTGGGCTGATCATCCGGAGTGCCCTGGCGGGAGAAGCGGTGAAGCTGGGGAATCTCCCGGAGCGCGAACTGGATGTTGGCGGTGACATAGGCGAGCGGGTTGTTGATTTCATGCGCCACGCCCGCGGCGAGCGTGCCCACGGAGGTGCGCCGGTCGGCGACGATGAGCTGATCCTGGGCGCTGCGCAGCTCGCGCACCTGGCACTCGATGAGGGCGCGCTGCTCGTACAGCCGGTCCAACATGCGCGAGAACGCCGCGGCCAGCGTGCCCATCTCGTCGTGCCGGGAGAGGTCCAGCTCGCCCCGGGCCTCGTGATCGCCCTCGGAGATGCGCAGGGCCACGCGGGTGACGCGCTTGAGCGGCCTCACCACCAGCGTGCCCACCACGAAGGCGGCCAGCACGCCACTGGCGAGGATGAGCGCGGAGATGCCCGCGGCGAGCTGCTGCGTCCGCAGGCTCTCCTGCTGGAGCCGGGCGAGGTTGAAGCCCAGGAGCAGCGTGCCCCGCTGGCCCCCACGCGTGTGGATACTGACCCGCGCGAACACCTCGTTCCCCAGGATGAAGGCCTCCCGGGGCTCCTCCAGGACGTGCTTCGGCACGCGCTCCGGGTGCCACGCGGCCAGGGGCGTGCCGTCCTCGTGCAGCAGCAGGCCGAAGAGCGCCTCCTGGCTGGAGGAGAGGGTCTCCAGGTGACGCTGCCCGTTGGCCGCGTCCCCGAAGTCGAGCGCGGGCTCGGTGGCGCTGGCCAGCAGCCGGGCGATCTCCAGCGTCCGCTCCAACATTCCCCGCTGCGCCTGCTCATTCATGCGCGCGGGGAAGAAGAGCAGGAAGAAGATGGAGAAGGCCGCGAAGAGCAGCACCACCAGGGTGACCAACCGGGCCCTCAGGGAGGAAGGACGAAGCTGGAGAGTCATGGTGTGCTCCGGGCGGGTTCGACGAGTTGGGAGAGGCTGAGCAATCCAGCGTCGAGGTCCGCGCCCTCCGCGCGAGCCGCCGCGAGCTGGATGAGGATGGTGGGCGAGTCGCCCTGCCGGCCGAGCCCGATGGCCAGGCCCTGTTCCAGCTCGGTCCTGCTGCCGGCGAAGGAGAGGATGGACAACTGCCGCGTCACCCGGGCAATGCCCATCGTGTCGGCCTCGAGTCCCTCGCACGCGTAGAGCGCCACCACGCGCGCCCGGGAGAGGTCATCCCGCAGTTGTGTCGGATCACGGAAGCCCACGCGGACGATCCGTACCGGCCGGCCCAGCACGCTCCTGCCACGTGAGGCCGACTCCAGCGCGCGGGTGAACTCCTGGCCCTGGTCCTCCGAGTCCGCATTGCCCTCGCGGTAGAGGACCGCGACCGTCAAGGGCGGAGGCCGGACCCCCATCCGCCGGTCATAGGCGAGGATTCGCACCAGCAGCGAGGCGCGCAGGTTGGGCGGCAGTCCCTCGGCGCGCGGAGCCTGGCTGGTAAGCAACACGAACATCAGCCCCAGGGACGTCAGCCCCACACCGAGGCCGCTCCAGCGACGACCCTTTCCTGACTTCGAGCCCGATGACCCCCATTCGCGCTGCATGGCTCCCCCCCGAGGGCAAGCTCAGTGATTGCTACTCAATGTCTCACGACGACTCACGGGGGGTGTGATGCCGGCGGCCCGCGCTGTTGCATTCCGGAATCAACGACAAGTGATGAAAAGTGGGTCCACCGGCATCTTCTATCGGAGATGCCGCTTTCCACGGTCAGGCGAACATCAGTGCAGACCGGGCGTGGACTCCGCTTCGAACGGCTCCTCGCGCCGCGCCGCGGCCTCCCGCGTGGGCTGGTAGAGCCGCGTCAACCAGAGCGACTTCCAGTGCTCGTTCCGCTTCTTGGCCCAAGGCATGGCGGCATCCTGGTCGAGCTCCGGCTCCAATCCAACGAGCCACTGTTTCAACTCGGGGCCGGGCTCCGCGAACCCTTCCGCGTCATAGAGGTGCAGAGCATCCGCCCACCACTTCTGCCGGGCGGCCGTGGCCTCACGGTCCACCTGCAGCCGCACCGCCAGCACGACTCCCGGCTCCACGCTCTCCGGCTTCGCGCGCCACGGCTTCACTCGCCACGGCCTCATGCGCCACGGTCTCATGCGCCACGGTCTCATGCGCCACGGCTCCACGCTCTCCCGCATGTGCGGACCCGCGGTGATCAACCGCAAGAAGTCCTCGCCGATACCCACTCCCCACAACCCGGGCGGCACGTAGAAGTCATCGCCCTGCCACAGCACCACCCGCCTCTCGGGTCCCCCGCCACCAGACCAGAGCAGCGGTCGCGCCTTACCGTCCCGGACATGGGAGGTGCGCACGATGAGCTGTGCGGCCTGGATGGGGTACTCGGGCCGTCCCCCGTGGGGCAGATGGAGGATGTACGAGAGGAGGTGCTCGTGGGGCCTGGGCTTGCGTCCACCCTGCGCCACCCAGCAGGACATCGCGAAGCCTTCCTCCCTTCGGCCCAACTGCCCGACGTCCGCGAGTTCCATGGTGGGCAGGCTGAAGCGCTCCTCGAGGAAACGAGTGAAGCGTGGGGAGTGCAGCGTCTTGAGCAGGGGCCACCACGTCCGCAGGAGTGGCGCATAGCCCCAGCGCGCGAAGTAGTTCACGACTCCCAGGTAGGCCGGGTGGTTGTAATGGGTGTCCAGTTGCTCGGTGAGGAAGACCTCCTCCATGAAGAGCAGCGCGCGCCGGATCATGTGGAGCGCTTCGGTCAATTCCTGGGGCGTGGGCTTCGGGCCGGCCTCGCTCACCAGGGGGCTCGCGCCGGAGCCCGCGGGCCGAGGGCGCTCCTTGGCCCGACGATCCAGCTCGGTGATCTCCTTGAAGATCTCCCGGAACAGCTTCCGGGCCCCCGGGCCTTCCAGCAGTTGATCGAGCGCGGTGGCCCGCTCCACCAAGCGCGGGAAGCGCTCCTCGTATCCGGGGGGCACGGGCAACCACTCGTGGCGCGCGCGGGCGAAGAGCCTCGCGGCCGCGAGCATCCGCCCCGACTCCATCTCCCCGCGGACGGACCGGAAGACCGTGAGCGCGGTGTGTTCACCCAGCCGGCGGTACGCCTCCCACTGGGCCTCGTCGTAGAACTGGTCCCCGGTGGTCTCGTGCGGGAAGGCCGCGTTGCGCGTCTTGTATTGCAGGATGTCCGGCGGCTCGTTGCCCAACAGCGAGGGTTTGATCAACAGCAACACCCCACTGCTGCCATCCGGGTACTCGAGGTCCCCGGCGACGACGGTGCGGCGCGACAGGCCCGTGGTGCCGTCCGGCCGCAGGGGGGAGAGATCGATGCGCAGCTCCACCCCGAAATCCTCGCGGATGCGGCGCACGGCGTTGGCGAAGTCATCGAACGAGGTGTCCGCGTCCATGCCGCAATCGGAGACGATGATGAACCGGCACCCGCGGCGGACCAGCTCGTAGAGCGCCAGGTTCTCGAAGTGGGCGCCATCCGAGAGCAGCACGTCGCGGCCCTTGGCGCGCGAGCGGCCCAGCAGTTCCTTGTAGAAGGGAAGCCCGACACACAGCCGCTCGTACCAACACCGCCGGGCCCGGGTCGGGTGGGGCCACCACAGCCCCAGCCGGAGGTTGAAGGCGGTCATGAGGAAGGTGACGGCCGGACCCAGCCGCATGGACATGGAGCCCATGTGGGAATTGAAGGCCGCCGCGGAGGCGGTCATGGCCGAGGCGAGCGTGGGCACGCGTCCGCCTTCCTGGCGGATCTTCTCCCAGCTCTTCCATTCGGGGCCCACCGAGAAGCCCGTGCTCGAGAGCACCGCGCTGTCCGCGCCCCGGTAGAGGTTGGCCATGGGATCTATCGATGAGAGATCGTTGGCCGCGCAGCAGATGAGGTGGAGCGGCCCGGGCTGGGGCTCGAGCCGATCGAGCGTGAAGTCATCCAGGGAGTGGAGCTCGGTCTGACCGGGTCCCTGCCCATGGGCCGCGCCGATGAAGGTGCGCGCGATGCGGTCCCGGTAGAAGGCGTGCAACCCCACGGAGTTGGCGTCGAAGAAGAGCAGGGTGAGCGCGGTCAGGGCGACGGCCGCTCCCACGAGCAGGGGCAGCCACGCATTGTCCATCGCCCGGAGCACGAGCATCACCGCGCCGAGGAGGCTCAACGCCAGGAGGGTGTACGCCAGGAGCTGGGGCAGGTGCGCTCGGACGCGACTGCTCGTGGTGGGGCTGACCGGCCGGGTCGTGCGCCGGCTGAAGAGCTGTTGCAGCTTGGCGAAGGCGGCCGAGAGCGCCATGACGATGGCCGCCGCTCCCGTCTGCCACAGGGTGTAGACATCCGACATGCTCGACGTCAGGAGGAACTCGCGCAGCAGGCGTCCGGCCAGCCAGAAGCACGAGAAGACCGACCAGCAACACGCCAGGAGCAGCAGACGGCTGATGACCCGGCCCATCGCGGCCCGGTCCGTCCGCTGCATCCAGGCCGTGGCGAACCGGGAGCCCAGCGATCGCAGCAGCACGAGCGCTCCGGCCGCCCCCACCCAGGCGATGGCGGGGTCGAATACGTAGAGCCGCTCCCGCCAGGAGTGCTCGTCCATCGCGGCACGCAACCACGCGACGTGGAGCGCTTGATCCTTCTCATGGTGGGCGTGGACGAGCCATTGCCAGAGAAGGAACACGGCGCCCACCGCCAACAGCGTGGCGTTGAGGTAGTAGCCGAACCTGCGTCCCTCGCGCTCCTGGGCATCGTCGGGGTTCGCGCTCGGGCGGCCGCGGTTGAGTATCACCCGGTTGTCCTGCCGGTACAGGAGCATCTCCCAGGCGAACAGCACCCCACAGGAGACCCCGAGCATCAGGGCATACGAGACGGCCCGTGACACCCACGGAACCGAGCCCCGCCATCCGAGCAGCAACAGCCAGGCGAGCAGCAGCCAGAACAACAGCACCAGGACGAGGAACGAGAACGCCGCGAGGAGGGAGGGAAGGACGGCACTCAGGGCCGCGACGAGCATCCGGCCCGTGTCGAGACTCATCAATCCCAACCGGGGGCTCAGGAAGTTGCTGAACTCCCGCAGGTGACGCACCTCCGCGAAGCGTGCTCCGCGAGCGCCCTGCTCCTGGGACATGGGGAAGAGCGCGGCCTTGTCCTGGGAGGTGGGCTGCCCCGAGTTGTAGTGGCGCCACGCCGTCCAGAACCCCCCGATGTACCCCCCGCCCGAGACGGTGGAGAGGTAATCGAACATCTCCAGCAACCCCAGTTGTTGCAGGCATTGCAGCAGACCCAGGTTGAAGGTCGCGCTGCGGATACCTCCTCCGGACAGGGCGAGCCCGCACAGGTCACGCCGTGGACCGGTGATGCCGGGCTCCGCGGGGGCCGGGGCGCCGTCCGGGGAATCAGCCCGCTGCGCCAACCGGCGGGCCTCCTCCAGGTATTTCCTCTCATGATCCAGGAGTTCGTTGAGACACGAGGCATCGTCCTTGCGGGGAACAGGGGGGCCATCCATGAAGTGTCACGGTAGGCGTCCCAAGGACCCGGGCCGAGTGTCCCCAAGGGCCGGAGAGCTTGAAGCACCGAACGGTCATCCCGCCTCAGAATCTGAGGCCGTCATTTCAGCATCCTGTCTCGCAGCTCTGCTTTCATCCGCTCCAACGCGGCATTGGGCCGCCCCATGAACGCATCCAGCCTGAAGAGAAGTGTAACGGTGCGCTTCGCGGATGGCGCGGCTCCGGCAAGTGCAACCTTCTGGCTCGTGGGCCATGCGGCAATGGGGGCGCGGCGTGTGGAGGTGTTCCGCCAGCCGCGCCCGGCGGACGTGCTCAAGAAGGAGAGAGACGAAGCACAGGCCGAAGCGCGCCAATGCCAGGAGGACAAGGCGCGGCTTCTGGCCGAGCGCAAGGAGCCCGGCGGACTCATGGGCGCCGCATGGCTGGAGCGTGAA comes from the Cystobacter ferrugineus genome and includes:
- a CDS encoding patatin-like phospholipase family protein is translated as MDGPPVPRKDDASCLNELLDHERKYLEEARRLAQRADSPDGAPAPAEPGITGPRRDLCGLALSGGGIRSATFNLGLLQCLQQLGLLEMFDYLSTVSGGGYIGGFWTAWRHYNSGQPTSQDKAALFPMSQEQGARGARFAEVRHLREFSNFLSPRLGLMSLDTGRMLVAALSAVLPSLLAAFSFLVLVLLFWLLLAWLLLLGWRGSVPWVSRAVSYALMLGVSCGVLFAWEMLLYRQDNRVILNRGRPSANPDDAQEREGRRFGYYLNATLLAVGAVFLLWQWLVHAHHEKDQALHVAWLRAAMDEHSWRERLYVFDPAIAWVGAAGALVLLRSLGSRFATAWMQRTDRAAMGRVISRLLLLACCWSVFSCFWLAGRLLREFLLTSSMSDVYTLWQTGAAAIVMALSAAFAKLQQLFSRRTTRPVSPTTSSRVRAHLPQLLAYTLLALSLLGAVMLVLRAMDNAWLPLLVGAAVALTALTLLFFDANSVGLHAFYRDRIARTFIGAAHGQGPGQTELHSLDDFTLDRLEPQPGPLHLICCAANDLSSIDPMANLYRGADSAVLSSTGFSVGPEWKSWEKIRQEGGRVPTLASAMTASAAAFNSHMGSMSMRLGPAVTFLMTAFNLRLGLWWPHPTRARRCWYERLCVGLPFYKELLGRSRAKGRDVLLSDGAHFENLALYELVRRGCRFIIVSDCGMDADTSFDDFANAVRRIREDFGVELRIDLSPLRPDGTTGLSRRTVVAGDLEYPDGSSGVLLLIKPSLLGNEPPDILQYKTRNAAFPHETTGDQFYDEAQWEAYRRLGEHTALTVFRSVRGEMESGRMLAAARLFARARHEWLPVPPGYEERFPRLVERATALDQLLEGPGARKLFREIFKEITELDRRAKERPRPAGSGASPLVSEAGPKPTPQELTEALHMIRRALLFMEEVFLTEQLDTHYNHPAYLGVVNYFARWGYAPLLRTWWPLLKTLHSPRFTRFLEERFSLPTMELADVGQLGRREEGFAMSCWVAQGGRKPRPHEHLLSYILHLPHGGRPEYPIQAAQLIVRTSHVRDGKARPLLWSGGGGPERRVVLWQGDDFYVPPGLWGVGIGEDFLRLITAGPHMRESVEPWRMRPWRMRPWRMRPWRVKPWRAKPESVEPGVVLAVRLQVDREATAARQKWWADALHLYDAEGFAEPGPELKQWLVGLEPELDQDAAMPWAKKRNEHWKSLWLTRLYQPTREAAARREEPFEAESTPGLH